One genomic window of Bombus fervidus isolate BK054 chromosome 14, iyBomFerv1, whole genome shotgun sequence includes the following:
- the LOC139994334 gene encoding uncharacterized protein isoform X2, with the protein MNFEWIHNLSTEWFSSHWVYFVKVFVILIMSDGKKVGENSSTEVVNQFRSCRDLSDIVPLYTQRALYLKPVAKINVSVNLPQLKVAGKTISTWEVMEKIRALILPDEFASLKVAKSTLEFIRLEGDLQDRCRLQRVLARLDSQRLNLSGFPNVLKVRAAETKDDFPTRHSWNSYFRDAKHMNELKPGERPDTIHITGLPVKWFTEDGATMPSESLINKIFKKWGVLRRIDVPAADPYRSRMRLGTNINKFSYEDGIFFDAYIQYIEYMDFVRAMDALRGMKLLKKEEEKAFTASIKITFDKTKHMSDSSVAHREFERKRLIAQDTLAAERLRRKEEAEEKRREELKKKEEADAVAKENRRKKREEKRKRRAITIFRKKEEDKVSMKIAREGQKLIKAQRQLESIRLLDELFDRIKIKVENNEIKIDEFSNDTKKEDKRSNKVDGTIEILSSEEDSKDEKKDKKVKKPKKKKSKKEKKKKKRKKGGKNSENSASPSEESGAEEQTKKLKSVLNQNVTYPSSSTAPSTLESLSYPTLYPRFPQPWYYDAPLPVIYPSLPRGISRGGRFPRGRGRGFSWRNAGNPHTLHTFNPHLYNEQYYKYFAHLVGQDYHSFDYRSSRSRSRKRSFSRSRSRSRSISRSRSRSRSKSRLRSKSRSRSRSRSRSRSRSKSRSKSRGKSRSQSRSRSKLRSGSRSRSRRQSRSRSRSKRRRGRSRSRSKSGTRMRSRSQRSRSKKKSRSKSHSNSRNNSKHPYRRRRERSISKVKITRAKSRSTSPKRRSRSSTWSMPKSPDRRSCSWSKGAEAVSNKTDTVQSTSIMEQEAANKEAPQTFHLENITSD; encoded by the exons ATGAATTTCGAATGGATACACAACCTCTCTACTGAATGGTTTTCATCTCACTGGGTTTACTTTGTC AaagtatttgttatattaataatgagCGATGGTAAGAAAGTAGGTGAAAATTCCAGTACTGAGGTTGTTAACCAATTTCGAAGCTGTAGGGATCTTAGTGATATCGTGCCTCTGTATACGCAACGCGCGCTTTACTTAAAACCAGTCGCAAAGATAAATGTTTCTGTTAATCTTCCTCAACTAAAAGTAGCAG GAAAGACAATATCAACATGGGAAGTAATGGAGAAGATCCGTGCCCTTATATTACCGGACGAGTTTGCATCTCTGAAAGTAGCCAAGAGTACATTGGAATTTATCAGATTGGAAGGAGATTTGCAAGACAGATGCAGACTACAGCGTGTGCTTGCAAGATTGGATTCCCAGCGTTTGAACTTGTCCGGATTCCCCAATGTGCTAAAAGTCCGTGCAGCAGAAACAAAGGATGATTTTCCAACGAGGCATAGTTGGAATTCTTATTTCAGAGATGCCAAGCATATGAATGAACTAAAACCTGGAGAAAGGCCTGATACTATACACATAACAGGCTTACCTGTTAAATGGTTCACTGAAGATGGTGCAACTATGCCCAGTGAATCCTTGATCAATAAGATCTTCAAGAAATGGGGAGTACTTAGAAGAATAGATGTACCTGCTGCTGATCCTTATAGGTCTAGAATGCGTCTTGgcacaaatataaataagtttAGTTACGAAGATGGCATATTTTTTGATGcatatattcaatatattgaatatatgGATTTTGTTAGAGCTATGGATGCATTGCGTGGTATGAAACttcttaaaaaagaagaagaaaaagcattTACAGCCTCTATTAAG attacttttgataaaacaaaacacATGAGCGACAGTTCTGTTGCACATAgagaatttgaaagaaaacgtCTTATAGCCCAGGATACATTAGCAGCAGAACGACTTCGTAGGAAAGAAGAAGCTGAAGAAAAACGTCGAGAAGAACTAAA gaaaaaagaagaagccgATGCAGTAGCTAAAGAAAATAGACGGAAAAAAcgagaagagaaacgaaaacgTAGAGCTATAACTATATTTcgaaagaaggaagaggatAAAGTGTCCATGAAGATTGCCAGAGAAGgtcaaaaattaataaaagcaCAAAGGCAACTTGAAAGCATTCGTTTGTTAGATGAATTATTTGATAGAATAAAG ATAAAAGTGGAAAACAATGAGATTAAAATAGATGAATTCTCAAACGATACAAAAAAGGAAGACAAAAGAAGTAATAAAGTAGATGGTACTATTGAAATATTGAGTTCAGAAGAAGATTCTAAGgatgaaaagaaagataagaaagtaaaaaaaccaaaaaagaaaaaatctaagaaagaaaaaaagaaaaaa aaacgaaagaagggTGGTAAAAATTCCGAAAATTCTGCAAGCCCAAGCGAGGAATCAGGCGCAGAAGagcaaacaaaaaaattaaaaagtgttCTGAATCAAAATGTTACATATCCATCATCGTCAACAG cACCGTCGACTTTAGAATCTCTTTCTTATCCCACCCTCTATCCACGTTTTCCACAACCGTGGTATTATGATGCGCCTTTGCCTGTGATTTACCCCAGTTTACCGAGAGGTATATCCAGAGGTGGTCGTTTTCCACGAGGACGGGGTAGGGGATTTTCATGGCGTAATGCTGGAAATCCTCACACGTTGCATACATTTAATCCTCATCTGTATAACGAACAGTACTACAAATACTTTGCTCATTTAGTAGGTCAAGATTATCATTCTTTCGACTACAGAAGCTCACGGTCACGTAGTCGTAAAAGATCGTTCAGCAGATCTAGATCAAGATCAAGATCAATATCGAGATCGAGGTCTAGATCGAGGTCAAAGTCACGGTTGAGATCAAAGTCACGGTCGAGGTCAAGATCAAGATCAAGATCAAGGTCTCGCTCGAAATCGAGATCTAAATCACGCGGCAAATCAAGGTCGCAATCACGTTCAAGGTCGAAATTGAGGTCTGGATCGAGATCTCGTAGTAGAAGACAAAGCAGAAGTAGATCCCGTTCGAAAAGACGTCGAGGAAGATCGAGATCAAGATCGAAATCCGGCACTAGAATGAGGTCTCGATCGCAACGATCGAGATCTAAGAAGAAATCTCGTTCTAAGAGTCACTCTAATTCTCGAAACAACAGTAAACATCCTTATAGGCGCAGGCGAGAAAGATCAATATCGAAGGTAAAAATTACAAGAGCTAAATCTCGTAGTACGTCGCCTAAAAGAAGATCGCGTAGTAGTACCTGGTCCATGCCTAAATCTCCTGACAGAAGAAGCTGTTCTTGGTCAAAAGGGGCAGAAGCTGTGAGCAATAAAACGGACACTGTTCAATCGACAAGTATAATGGAGCAAGAAGCTGCAAATAAAGAAGCACCACAAACCTTTCATTTGGAGAATATAACTTCCGATTGA
- the LOC139994334 gene encoding uncharacterized protein isoform X1, with translation MNFEWIHNLSTEWFSSHWVYFVKVFVILIMSDGKKVGENSSTEVVNQFRSCRDLSDIVPLYTQRALYLKPVAKINVSVNLPQLKVAGKTISTWEVMEKIRALILPDEFASLKVAKSTLEFIRLEGDLQDRCRLQRVLARLDSQRLNLSGFPNVLKVRAAETKDDFPTRHSWNSYFRDAKHMNELKPGERPDTIHITGLPVKWFTEDGATMPSESLINKIFKKWGVLRRIDVPAADPYRSRMRLGTNINKFSYEDGIFFDAYIQYIEYMDFVRAMDALRGMKLLKKEEEKAFTASIKITFDKTKHMSDSSVAHREFERKRLIAQDTLAAERLRRKEEAEEKRREELKKKEEADAVAKENRRKKREEKRKRRAITIFRKKEEDKVSMKIAREGQKLIKAQRQLESIRLLDELFDRIKIKVENNEIKIDEFSNDTKKEDKRSNKVDGTIEILSSEEDSKDEKKDKKVKKPKKKKSKKEKKKKKKRKKGGKNSENSASPSEESGAEEQTKKLKSVLNQNVTYPSSSTAPSTLESLSYPTLYPRFPQPWYYDAPLPVIYPSLPRGISRGGRFPRGRGRGFSWRNAGNPHTLHTFNPHLYNEQYYKYFAHLVGQDYHSFDYRSSRSRSRKRSFSRSRSRSRSISRSRSRSRSKSRLRSKSRSRSRSRSRSRSRSKSRSKSRGKSRSQSRSRSKLRSGSRSRSRRQSRSRSRSKRRRGRSRSRSKSGTRMRSRSQRSRSKKKSRSKSHSNSRNNSKHPYRRRRERSISKVKITRAKSRSTSPKRRSRSSTWSMPKSPDRRSCSWSKGAEAVSNKTDTVQSTSIMEQEAANKEAPQTFHLENITSD, from the exons ATGAATTTCGAATGGATACACAACCTCTCTACTGAATGGTTTTCATCTCACTGGGTTTACTTTGTC AaagtatttgttatattaataatgagCGATGGTAAGAAAGTAGGTGAAAATTCCAGTACTGAGGTTGTTAACCAATTTCGAAGCTGTAGGGATCTTAGTGATATCGTGCCTCTGTATACGCAACGCGCGCTTTACTTAAAACCAGTCGCAAAGATAAATGTTTCTGTTAATCTTCCTCAACTAAAAGTAGCAG GAAAGACAATATCAACATGGGAAGTAATGGAGAAGATCCGTGCCCTTATATTACCGGACGAGTTTGCATCTCTGAAAGTAGCCAAGAGTACATTGGAATTTATCAGATTGGAAGGAGATTTGCAAGACAGATGCAGACTACAGCGTGTGCTTGCAAGATTGGATTCCCAGCGTTTGAACTTGTCCGGATTCCCCAATGTGCTAAAAGTCCGTGCAGCAGAAACAAAGGATGATTTTCCAACGAGGCATAGTTGGAATTCTTATTTCAGAGATGCCAAGCATATGAATGAACTAAAACCTGGAGAAAGGCCTGATACTATACACATAACAGGCTTACCTGTTAAATGGTTCACTGAAGATGGTGCAACTATGCCCAGTGAATCCTTGATCAATAAGATCTTCAAGAAATGGGGAGTACTTAGAAGAATAGATGTACCTGCTGCTGATCCTTATAGGTCTAGAATGCGTCTTGgcacaaatataaataagtttAGTTACGAAGATGGCATATTTTTTGATGcatatattcaatatattgaatatatgGATTTTGTTAGAGCTATGGATGCATTGCGTGGTATGAAACttcttaaaaaagaagaagaaaaagcattTACAGCCTCTATTAAG attacttttgataaaacaaaacacATGAGCGACAGTTCTGTTGCACATAgagaatttgaaagaaaacgtCTTATAGCCCAGGATACATTAGCAGCAGAACGACTTCGTAGGAAAGAAGAAGCTGAAGAAAAACGTCGAGAAGAACTAAA gaaaaaagaagaagccgATGCAGTAGCTAAAGAAAATAGACGGAAAAAAcgagaagagaaacgaaaacgTAGAGCTATAACTATATTTcgaaagaaggaagaggatAAAGTGTCCATGAAGATTGCCAGAGAAGgtcaaaaattaataaaagcaCAAAGGCAACTTGAAAGCATTCGTTTGTTAGATGAATTATTTGATAGAATAAAG ATAAAAGTGGAAAACAATGAGATTAAAATAGATGAATTCTCAAACGATACAAAAAAGGAAGACAAAAGAAGTAATAAAGTAGATGGTACTATTGAAATATTGAGTTCAGAAGAAGATTCTAAGgatgaaaagaaagataagaaagtaaaaaaaccaaaaaagaaaaaatctaagaaagaaaaaaagaaaaaa aagaaacgaaagaagggTGGTAAAAATTCCGAAAATTCTGCAAGCCCAAGCGAGGAATCAGGCGCAGAAGagcaaacaaaaaaattaaaaagtgttCTGAATCAAAATGTTACATATCCATCATCGTCAACAG cACCGTCGACTTTAGAATCTCTTTCTTATCCCACCCTCTATCCACGTTTTCCACAACCGTGGTATTATGATGCGCCTTTGCCTGTGATTTACCCCAGTTTACCGAGAGGTATATCCAGAGGTGGTCGTTTTCCACGAGGACGGGGTAGGGGATTTTCATGGCGTAATGCTGGAAATCCTCACACGTTGCATACATTTAATCCTCATCTGTATAACGAACAGTACTACAAATACTTTGCTCATTTAGTAGGTCAAGATTATCATTCTTTCGACTACAGAAGCTCACGGTCACGTAGTCGTAAAAGATCGTTCAGCAGATCTAGATCAAGATCAAGATCAATATCGAGATCGAGGTCTAGATCGAGGTCAAAGTCACGGTTGAGATCAAAGTCACGGTCGAGGTCAAGATCAAGATCAAGATCAAGGTCTCGCTCGAAATCGAGATCTAAATCACGCGGCAAATCAAGGTCGCAATCACGTTCAAGGTCGAAATTGAGGTCTGGATCGAGATCTCGTAGTAGAAGACAAAGCAGAAGTAGATCCCGTTCGAAAAGACGTCGAGGAAGATCGAGATCAAGATCGAAATCCGGCACTAGAATGAGGTCTCGATCGCAACGATCGAGATCTAAGAAGAAATCTCGTTCTAAGAGTCACTCTAATTCTCGAAACAACAGTAAACATCCTTATAGGCGCAGGCGAGAAAGATCAATATCGAAGGTAAAAATTACAAGAGCTAAATCTCGTAGTACGTCGCCTAAAAGAAGATCGCGTAGTAGTACCTGGTCCATGCCTAAATCTCCTGACAGAAGAAGCTGTTCTTGGTCAAAAGGGGCAGAAGCTGTGAGCAATAAAACGGACACTGTTCAATCGACAAGTATAATGGAGCAAGAAGCTGCAAATAAAGAAGCACCACAAACCTTTCATTTGGAGAATATAACTTCCGATTGA
- the LOC139994334 gene encoding uncharacterized protein isoform X3, with protein MVFISLGLLCRKTISTWEVMEKIRALILPDEFASLKVAKSTLEFIRLEGDLQDRCRLQRVLARLDSQRLNLSGFPNVLKVRAAETKDDFPTRHSWNSYFRDAKHMNELKPGERPDTIHITGLPVKWFTEDGATMPSESLINKIFKKWGVLRRIDVPAADPYRSRMRLGTNINKFSYEDGIFFDAYIQYIEYMDFVRAMDALRGMKLLKKEEEKAFTASIKITFDKTKHMSDSSVAHREFERKRLIAQDTLAAERLRRKEEAEEKRREELKKKEEADAVAKENRRKKREEKRKRRAITIFRKKEEDKVSMKIAREGQKLIKAQRQLESIRLLDELFDRIKIKVENNEIKIDEFSNDTKKEDKRSNKVDGTIEILSSEEDSKDEKKDKKVKKPKKKKSKKEKKKKKKRKKGGKNSENSASPSEESGAEEQTKKLKSVLNQNVTYPSSSTAPSTLESLSYPTLYPRFPQPWYYDAPLPVIYPSLPRGISRGGRFPRGRGRGFSWRNAGNPHTLHTFNPHLYNEQYYKYFAHLVGQDYHSFDYRSSRSRSRKRSFSRSRSRSRSISRSRSRSRSKSRLRSKSRSRSRSRSRSRSRSKSRSKSRGKSRSQSRSRSKLRSGSRSRSRRQSRSRSRSKRRRGRSRSRSKSGTRMRSRSQRSRSKKKSRSKSHSNSRNNSKHPYRRRRERSISKVKITRAKSRSTSPKRRSRSSTWSMPKSPDRRSCSWSKGAEAVSNKTDTVQSTSIMEQEAANKEAPQTFHLENITSD; from the exons ATGGTTTTCATCTCACTGGGTTTACTTTGTC GAAAGACAATATCAACATGGGAAGTAATGGAGAAGATCCGTGCCCTTATATTACCGGACGAGTTTGCATCTCTGAAAGTAGCCAAGAGTACATTGGAATTTATCAGATTGGAAGGAGATTTGCAAGACAGATGCAGACTACAGCGTGTGCTTGCAAGATTGGATTCCCAGCGTTTGAACTTGTCCGGATTCCCCAATGTGCTAAAAGTCCGTGCAGCAGAAACAAAGGATGATTTTCCAACGAGGCATAGTTGGAATTCTTATTTCAGAGATGCCAAGCATATGAATGAACTAAAACCTGGAGAAAGGCCTGATACTATACACATAACAGGCTTACCTGTTAAATGGTTCACTGAAGATGGTGCAACTATGCCCAGTGAATCCTTGATCAATAAGATCTTCAAGAAATGGGGAGTACTTAGAAGAATAGATGTACCTGCTGCTGATCCTTATAGGTCTAGAATGCGTCTTGgcacaaatataaataagtttAGTTACGAAGATGGCATATTTTTTGATGcatatattcaatatattgaatatatgGATTTTGTTAGAGCTATGGATGCATTGCGTGGTATGAAACttcttaaaaaagaagaagaaaaagcattTACAGCCTCTATTAAG attacttttgataaaacaaaacacATGAGCGACAGTTCTGTTGCACATAgagaatttgaaagaaaacgtCTTATAGCCCAGGATACATTAGCAGCAGAACGACTTCGTAGGAAAGAAGAAGCTGAAGAAAAACGTCGAGAAGAACTAAA gaaaaaagaagaagccgATGCAGTAGCTAAAGAAAATAGACGGAAAAAAcgagaagagaaacgaaaacgTAGAGCTATAACTATATTTcgaaagaaggaagaggatAAAGTGTCCATGAAGATTGCCAGAGAAGgtcaaaaattaataaaagcaCAAAGGCAACTTGAAAGCATTCGTTTGTTAGATGAATTATTTGATAGAATAAAG ATAAAAGTGGAAAACAATGAGATTAAAATAGATGAATTCTCAAACGATACAAAAAAGGAAGACAAAAGAAGTAATAAAGTAGATGGTACTATTGAAATATTGAGTTCAGAAGAAGATTCTAAGgatgaaaagaaagataagaaagtaaaaaaaccaaaaaagaaaaaatctaagaaagaaaaaaagaaaaaa aagaaacgaaagaagggTGGTAAAAATTCCGAAAATTCTGCAAGCCCAAGCGAGGAATCAGGCGCAGAAGagcaaacaaaaaaattaaaaagtgttCTGAATCAAAATGTTACATATCCATCATCGTCAACAG cACCGTCGACTTTAGAATCTCTTTCTTATCCCACCCTCTATCCACGTTTTCCACAACCGTGGTATTATGATGCGCCTTTGCCTGTGATTTACCCCAGTTTACCGAGAGGTATATCCAGAGGTGGTCGTTTTCCACGAGGACGGGGTAGGGGATTTTCATGGCGTAATGCTGGAAATCCTCACACGTTGCATACATTTAATCCTCATCTGTATAACGAACAGTACTACAAATACTTTGCTCATTTAGTAGGTCAAGATTATCATTCTTTCGACTACAGAAGCTCACGGTCACGTAGTCGTAAAAGATCGTTCAGCAGATCTAGATCAAGATCAAGATCAATATCGAGATCGAGGTCTAGATCGAGGTCAAAGTCACGGTTGAGATCAAAGTCACGGTCGAGGTCAAGATCAAGATCAAGATCAAGGTCTCGCTCGAAATCGAGATCTAAATCACGCGGCAAATCAAGGTCGCAATCACGTTCAAGGTCGAAATTGAGGTCTGGATCGAGATCTCGTAGTAGAAGACAAAGCAGAAGTAGATCCCGTTCGAAAAGACGTCGAGGAAGATCGAGATCAAGATCGAAATCCGGCACTAGAATGAGGTCTCGATCGCAACGATCGAGATCTAAGAAGAAATCTCGTTCTAAGAGTCACTCTAATTCTCGAAACAACAGTAAACATCCTTATAGGCGCAGGCGAGAAAGATCAATATCGAAGGTAAAAATTACAAGAGCTAAATCTCGTAGTACGTCGCCTAAAAGAAGATCGCGTAGTAGTACCTGGTCCATGCCTAAATCTCCTGACAGAAGAAGCTGTTCTTGGTCAAAAGGGGCAGAAGCTGTGAGCAATAAAACGGACACTGTTCAATCGACAAGTATAATGGAGCAAGAAGCTGCAAATAAAGAAGCACCACAAACCTTTCATTTGGAGAATATAACTTCCGATTGA
- the LOC139994334 gene encoding uncharacterized protein isoform X4, translated as MEKIRALILPDEFASLKVAKSTLEFIRLEGDLQDRCRLQRVLARLDSQRLNLSGFPNVLKVRAAETKDDFPTRHSWNSYFRDAKHMNELKPGERPDTIHITGLPVKWFTEDGATMPSESLINKIFKKWGVLRRIDVPAADPYRSRMRLGTNINKFSYEDGIFFDAYIQYIEYMDFVRAMDALRGMKLLKKEEEKAFTASIKITFDKTKHMSDSSVAHREFERKRLIAQDTLAAERLRRKEEAEEKRREELKKKEEADAVAKENRRKKREEKRKRRAITIFRKKEEDKVSMKIAREGQKLIKAQRQLESIRLLDELFDRIKIKVENNEIKIDEFSNDTKKEDKRSNKVDGTIEILSSEEDSKDEKKDKKVKKPKKKKSKKEKKKKKKRKKGGKNSENSASPSEESGAEEQTKKLKSVLNQNVTYPSSSTAPSTLESLSYPTLYPRFPQPWYYDAPLPVIYPSLPRGISRGGRFPRGRGRGFSWRNAGNPHTLHTFNPHLYNEQYYKYFAHLVGQDYHSFDYRSSRSRSRKRSFSRSRSRSRSISRSRSRSRSKSRLRSKSRSRSRSRSRSRSRSKSRSKSRGKSRSQSRSRSKLRSGSRSRSRRQSRSRSRSKRRRGRSRSRSKSGTRMRSRSQRSRSKKKSRSKSHSNSRNNSKHPYRRRRERSISKVKITRAKSRSTSPKRRSRSSTWSMPKSPDRRSCSWSKGAEAVSNKTDTVQSTSIMEQEAANKEAPQTFHLENITSD; from the exons ATGGAGAAGATCCGTGCCCTTATATTACCGGACGAGTTTGCATCTCTGAAAGTAGCCAAGAGTACATTGGAATTTATCAGATTGGAAGGAGATTTGCAAGACAGATGCAGACTACAGCGTGTGCTTGCAAGATTGGATTCCCAGCGTTTGAACTTGTCCGGATTCCCCAATGTGCTAAAAGTCCGTGCAGCAGAAACAAAGGATGATTTTCCAACGAGGCATAGTTGGAATTCTTATTTCAGAGATGCCAAGCATATGAATGAACTAAAACCTGGAGAAAGGCCTGATACTATACACATAACAGGCTTACCTGTTAAATGGTTCACTGAAGATGGTGCAACTATGCCCAGTGAATCCTTGATCAATAAGATCTTCAAGAAATGGGGAGTACTTAGAAGAATAGATGTACCTGCTGCTGATCCTTATAGGTCTAGAATGCGTCTTGgcacaaatataaataagtttAGTTACGAAGATGGCATATTTTTTGATGcatatattcaatatattgaatatatgGATTTTGTTAGAGCTATGGATGCATTGCGTGGTATGAAACttcttaaaaaagaagaagaaaaagcattTACAGCCTCTATTAAG attacttttgataaaacaaaacacATGAGCGACAGTTCTGTTGCACATAgagaatttgaaagaaaacgtCTTATAGCCCAGGATACATTAGCAGCAGAACGACTTCGTAGGAAAGAAGAAGCTGAAGAAAAACGTCGAGAAGAACTAAA gaaaaaagaagaagccgATGCAGTAGCTAAAGAAAATAGACGGAAAAAAcgagaagagaaacgaaaacgTAGAGCTATAACTATATTTcgaaagaaggaagaggatAAAGTGTCCATGAAGATTGCCAGAGAAGgtcaaaaattaataaaagcaCAAAGGCAACTTGAAAGCATTCGTTTGTTAGATGAATTATTTGATAGAATAAAG ATAAAAGTGGAAAACAATGAGATTAAAATAGATGAATTCTCAAACGATACAAAAAAGGAAGACAAAAGAAGTAATAAAGTAGATGGTACTATTGAAATATTGAGTTCAGAAGAAGATTCTAAGgatgaaaagaaagataagaaagtaaaaaaaccaaaaaagaaaaaatctaagaaagaaaaaaagaaaaaa aagaaacgaaagaagggTGGTAAAAATTCCGAAAATTCTGCAAGCCCAAGCGAGGAATCAGGCGCAGAAGagcaaacaaaaaaattaaaaagtgttCTGAATCAAAATGTTACATATCCATCATCGTCAACAG cACCGTCGACTTTAGAATCTCTTTCTTATCCCACCCTCTATCCACGTTTTCCACAACCGTGGTATTATGATGCGCCTTTGCCTGTGATTTACCCCAGTTTACCGAGAGGTATATCCAGAGGTGGTCGTTTTCCACGAGGACGGGGTAGGGGATTTTCATGGCGTAATGCTGGAAATCCTCACACGTTGCATACATTTAATCCTCATCTGTATAACGAACAGTACTACAAATACTTTGCTCATTTAGTAGGTCAAGATTATCATTCTTTCGACTACAGAAGCTCACGGTCACGTAGTCGTAAAAGATCGTTCAGCAGATCTAGATCAAGATCAAGATCAATATCGAGATCGAGGTCTAGATCGAGGTCAAAGTCACGGTTGAGATCAAAGTCACGGTCGAGGTCAAGATCAAGATCAAGATCAAGGTCTCGCTCGAAATCGAGATCTAAATCACGCGGCAAATCAAGGTCGCAATCACGTTCAAGGTCGAAATTGAGGTCTGGATCGAGATCTCGTAGTAGAAGACAAAGCAGAAGTAGATCCCGTTCGAAAAGACGTCGAGGAAGATCGAGATCAAGATCGAAATCCGGCACTAGAATGAGGTCTCGATCGCAACGATCGAGATCTAAGAAGAAATCTCGTTCTAAGAGTCACTCTAATTCTCGAAACAACAGTAAACATCCTTATAGGCGCAGGCGAGAAAGATCAATATCGAAGGTAAAAATTACAAGAGCTAAATCTCGTAGTACGTCGCCTAAAAGAAGATCGCGTAGTAGTACCTGGTCCATGCCTAAATCTCCTGACAGAAGAAGCTGTTCTTGGTCAAAAGGGGCAGAAGCTGTGAGCAATAAAACGGACACTGTTCAATCGACAAGTATAATGGAGCAAGAAGCTGCAAATAAAGAAGCACCACAAACCTTTCATTTGGAGAATATAACTTCCGATTGA